In Desulforegula conservatrix Mb1Pa, the sequence GGCCTTTACCGACGCCTGATGGTGACACTTGTGGCATTGGTACAGATCTCTTGATTTGAGCTCGCAAAATTTCGAACCGCCGCAATTCGGACAACTAAAACCATGCGGCCATCTAAGTCTGAATAATGAGTCTTGGCACTTATCTTCGGTCCCATATTCGGACAGGAATTCGTGAATACTCTTTCCTTTTTGAAATTGGATCATATTTTTTGCCATGCTACACCTCCATCATATCTGGATAATCTTTCACATGCCTTAAGATAAGCATGGCGGAGTAAAAATGGTAATCAAAAAACTTAATGATTTTAGAAGTTTTATTTTAGATTATTGAAGGAAGATGCCTGTTTGAAAAACATGAAACCATCAATAAAAAACCTTCAATCTATAACAATCTGGACGTAGGATGCTCAAGCCGGAAGGCTTGCTCACCAGCTTGCCTTCCCCAAAATTTTGCTTTTATAAGAGCTGGCCCTATATTTATTAGCCATTTTATGAATCAGTGTTTGTCCGCTGGAATAATTCCTTTTAGCTGGGCTTCCGAATCAATAAGGAAGTTGCCGGTAGCCGCAATTTTTTCTCCCTGTTTCAAGCCCGAAACTATTTCAACCATTCCATCAGAAGTTATGCCCGTTACAACCTCACGAGGTTCAAAACTGTCCTTGTCCTTTGAAATATAAACAAGCTTCCTCATTCCTGTATCTATAACAGCCTCTTCAGGAATAACTAATCTGTTTCCAAGATCAGTCTCAAGTTCGACGTTTGTGAACATCTGGGGCTTAAGAGCTTCATCAGGATTCTGAAT encodes:
- a CDS encoding transposase, whose amino-acid sequence is MAKNMIQFQKGKSIHEFLSEYGTEDKCQDSLFRLRWPHGFSCPNCGGSKFCELKSRDLYQCHKCHHQASVKA